The Erinaceus europaeus chromosome 16, mEriEur2.1, whole genome shotgun sequence genome includes a window with the following:
- the NEDD8 gene encoding NEDD8 — MLIKVKTLTGKEIEIDIEPTDKVERIKERVEEKEGIPPQQQRLIYSGKQMNDEKTAADYKILGGSVLHLVLALRGGGGLRQ, encoded by the exons ATGCTTATTAAAGTGAAG ACGCTGACCGGCAAGGAGATTGAAATTGACATTGAGCCCACAGACAAG GTGGAGCGAATCAAGGAGCGCGTGGAAGAAAAAGAGGGTATCCCCCCACAGCAGCAGAGGCTCATCTATAGTGGTAAACAGAT GAATGATGAGAAGACAGCAGCTGATTACAAGATCCTAGGTGGTTCAGTCCTCCATCTGGTGTTGGCtctgagaggaggaggtggtCTTAGGCAGTGA
- the MDP1 gene encoding magnesium-dependent phosphatase 1 has product MAQFPKLAVFDLDYTLWPFWVDTHVDPPFHKSSDGTIRDRRGQTILLYPEVPEVLERLQIAKVPVAAASRTGEIEGANQLLKLFDLARHFVHREIYPGSKVTHFERLQQKTGVPFSQMIFFDDERRNISDVSQLGVTCIHVQNGMTLQTLTEGLEAFAKTQAGH; this is encoded by the exons ATGGCGCAGTTCCCGAAGCTTGCAGTCTTTGACCTGG ATTATACACTCTGGCCTTTCTGGGTGGACACGCATGTGGACCCGCCGTTCCACAAGAGCAG TGATGGAACTATACGAGATAGGCGGGGCCAGACTATTCTGCTGTACCCTGAAGTGCCCGAGGTCCTGGAACGATTGCAGATCGCTAAAGTGCCTGTCGCAGCTGCTTCCcg gACAGGTGAAATTGAAGGTGCCAACCAGTTACTGAAGCTCTTTGACCTTGCCAGACACTTTGTTCATCGGGAAATCTATCCAGGTAGCAAGGTCACACACTTTGAGAG GTTGCAGCAGAAGACTGGTGTTCCTTTTTCCCAGATGATCTTCTTTGATGATGAGAGGCGAAATATCAGTGACGTCAGCCAGTTAG gtGTGACCTGCATTCATGTCCAGAATGGGATGACTCTTCAAACCCTAACTGAAGGATTAGAGGCATTTGCAAAAACCCAAGCTGGTCACTGA